The genomic region GGACGCGCGAACCAGATATTTCGGGAGAAAAAGATGGCTGATTGGGTTGAGGCGTGCGCCAAAGACGATGTGGACGAAGAGGATGTCATCCGCTTCGACCATGGCGGGCGCACCTTCGCGATCTACCGGTCGCCGGACGATGCGTTCTTCGCCACGGACGGATTATGCACGCATGAGAAGGTGCATCTGGCCGACGGGCTGGTAATGGACGACATCATCGAATGCCCCAAGCACAATGGCCGCTTCAATTACAAGACGGGCGCGGCCCGGGGCGCTCCGGTCTGCGTCAACCTGAAGACCTATCCGGTCAAGGTCGAGGCCGG from Mesorhizobium shangrilense harbors:
- a CDS encoding MocE family 2Fe-2S type ferredoxin, coding for MADWVEACAKDDVDEEDVIRFDHGGRTFAIYRSPDDAFFATDGLCTHEKVHLADGLVMDDIIECPKHNGRFNYKTGAARGAPVCVNLKTYPVKVEAGKVMIDIG